From Elephas maximus indicus isolate mEleMax1 chromosome 25, mEleMax1 primary haplotype, whole genome shotgun sequence, the proteins below share one genomic window:
- the LOC126067799 gene encoding 28S ribosomal protein S10, mitochondrial, translating into MYRVLLRAAVGAVCRRLWQGSGTFPVNNSKSSTARNGGFLLSTNMKWIQFSNLYIDIPKDLTKPTITISDEPDTLYKRLSVLVKGHDKAVLDSYEYFAVLAAKELGISIKVHEPPRKIERFTLLKSVHIFKKHRVQYEMRTLYRCLELEHLTGSTADVYLEYIQRNLPEGVAMEVTKTKLERLPEHIKEPIWETGPAEKEDSKSPSLS; encoded by the exons ATGTATCGTGTGC TTCTGCGAGCGGCTGTCGGTGCAGTGTGCCGGCGCCTTTGGCAGGGTTCAGGGACTTTTCCTGTGAACAATTCCAAGAGCAGTACAGCCAGGAATGGTGGCTTCCTTCTCAGTACCAATATGAAGTGGATACAGTTTTCAAACCTATACATTGATATTCCCAAGGATTTGACCAAGCCTACGATAACGATTTCTGATGAACCAGACACGTTATATAAGCGTCTGTCAGTTTTAGTAAAAGGCCACGATAAGGCTGTATTGGACAGCTACGAATATTTTGCTGTGCTTGCTGCTAAAGAACTTGGTATCTCTATTAAAGTACACGAACCTCCAAGGAAAATAGAGCGATTTACTCTTCTCAAATCTGTGCATATTTTCAAGAAGCACAGAGTTCAGTATGAAATGAGAACACTTTACAGGTGTTTAGAGCTAGAACATCTAACTGGAAGTACAGCAGATGTCTACTTGGAATATATTCAGCGAAACTTGCCTGAAGGGGTTGCCATGGAAGTCACAAAGACAAAATTAGAACGGTTACCAGAACACATCAAGGAGCCAATCTGGGAAACTGGACCAGCAGAAAAAGAAGACAGCAAGTCACCGAGCCTCAGCTAG